From the Daucus carota subsp. sativus chromosome 8, DH1 v3.0, whole genome shotgun sequence genome, one window contains:
- the LOC108198372 gene encoding 16 kDa phloem protein 1, with protein MATGVMEVTLVKARGLKNTDFILGGKIDPYVVIRYKDEEQRSTVAKGKGSEPVWNEKFAFSVDYPGSDDEHKLLLHIMDKDTFSADDFLGRSTIYLNDIFELGVENGTAVVEPTIYSVVDSNQRYSGEIQVGITFTPKVQAEEVEDFGGWKESNPDYFP; from the exons ATGGCTACAGGAGTGATGGAGGTGACACTTGTGAAAGCCCGAGGCCTTAAAAACACCGACTTCATCTTGG GTGGTAAGATCGACCCGTATGTTGTGATTCGATACAAAGATGAGGAGCAGAGGAGCACTGTGGCCAAAG GGAAGGGAAGTGAACCAGTTTGGAACGAAAAATTTGCATTCAGCGTGGACTATCCCGGTTCAGATGATGAGCACAAGCTCCTTCTCCATATCATGGACAAGGACACTTTCTCTGCTGATGATTTCCTCGGCCGCTCCAC AATTTACTTGAACGACATCTTTGAGTTGGGAGTGGAAAATGGGACTGCTGTAGTGGAGCCTACTATCTACAGTGTCGTGGATAGCAACCAAAGGTACAGTGGGGAGATTCAAGTTGGCATCACCTTCACACCAAAG gTTCAGGCGGAAGAAGTTGAAGACTTTGGAGGATGGAAGGAGAGTAACCCTGATTATTTTCCCTGA